In one Dermatophagoides farinae isolate YC_2012a chromosome 4, ASM2471394v1, whole genome shotgun sequence genomic region, the following are encoded:
- the LOC124500368 gene encoding uncharacterized protein LOC124500368: MECDRLFKQIIHNYGHQLRYECRTIRTKLKYIFTNIINLRQLIQLIHRDYRRSKCIANKNPNQCRRYLQLANQLFYYRPSSYRKCLKYYHKALLECTDDTLKAQIYYSMAKLFTFQSNGNRINGQQQQQQQRLALQSINQAIKILENSSSLFNDELLSECRDFFNKLCRQHEIDLIAKNRNFHLGFRFEFDENCSIFYDNHKGRYLKSLSEAKNIPYGTHIIRERAISIILDSNHYHRYCFHCYRQLSTIIFIPCRQCRQIRFCSIKCEQKANTHQGIHRYECHLIAILQSNHYGWHLFRMIRLIGGYRNFIKWSIKQQRCHNDDNDNELSKKIVHRYDSIFNAGTNNSNQSYQEEKSSEHKPSKHKQQKPYYNHCLIEQMNQFRLKYEDDFDNDDQGIDKNNEKSKKGGPTNWYRQYNEQKHYDSTITTTEQDLDVDDEENETNSLNYYWKLLSLIDSFRLPDSNNNNNNQEQKWNSEMNSFGTVATTTTTFKNKNNDNIDYDDDDKFDSTLMLLLWALKIIIMTTINISNDDDERNRQFDEKKYKISAPTTTMVVKIRQNENMDHVVKGDDDDKQQKYQHQQQQQQQKQKQKEEDSIEKNFFDNKIKWPNKFATDNDNNDDGHYHHQQLHNDGTNNNNETIAKNQSKENGIDDYIITFDDNDDDIIIAIVDKAFDLMKKFSFNLFGWCSDLANDDDDENVFVTSLNNNNNNDDDSGHLMVNNQSKPMIEKMQIIGNCLGLWTAMINHSCDPNAYWDIDDGGYITITTSSTIKPDTEINISYGTYANAYNFDERRKYLWKRYHFHCQCHACMEQEEQQQQSGNSLLNGSIGNDDDDNDLPQTYPTGIQFGKCLYCKQIDGKNFTEGGFSIINDEQLYNNQQCMLWKFFYLHYCQHYGENTGDNNNDDIVETIGNFLFVGKNSNSNLLHQQQQQRQQFQMTKNRSRIIFLAAEYLTMTFPKNDNISDGDSNIRYCHCDRFILSYKLIMEQLYDNIFETFHHYHHQQQQRRILSLMVRLFMISLKIFIPENNEDGIKINDLHFKITKLYDHLFINHMLKMAKSSSESSSNEMNEEFLKIIRLSMKFD, translated from the exons ATGGAATGTGATCGtctattcaaacaaattatcCATAATTATGGCCATCAACTACGATATGAATGTCGAACAATACGAACGAAGCTGAAATACATTTTCAccaatataatcaatttaaggcaattaattcaattaataCATCGTGATTATCGTCGATCAAAATGTATAGCAAATAAAAATCCGAATCAATGTCGTCGATATTTACAATTAGCCAATCAATTATTCTATTAtcggccatcatcatatcgtaAATGTTTAAAATATTATCATAAG GCATTGCTAGAATGTACGGATGATACATTGAAAGcacaaatttattattcaatggcTAAATTGTTTACATTCCAATCGAATGGAAACCGAAtaaatggacaacaacaacaacaacaacaacgattagctttacaatcaatcaatcaagctatcaaaattcttgaaaattcATCCTCTTTATTCAACGATGAACTATTGAGTGAATGCcgtgattttttcaataaactTTGTCGACAACATGAAATCGATTTAATCGCAAAAAACCGGAATTTTCATCTTGGAtttcgatttgaatttgatgaaaattgttcaatcttttatgataatcataaagGTCGTtatttgaaatcattatcaGAAGCGAAAAATATCCCGTATGGTACACACATTATTCGCGAACGTGCCATTTCAATTATTCTCGATTCAAATCATTACCACcgttattgttttcattgttatcgCCAGTTGTCGaccattatattcattcCTTGTCGCCAATGTCGTCAAATTAGATTTTGTAGTATaaaatgtgaacaaaaaGCCAATACACATCAAGGTATACATCGATATGAATGTCATCTAATAGCAATattacaatcaaatcattatgGCTGGCATTTATTTCGTATGATACGATTGATTGGTGGATATagaaattttatcaaatggTCCATTAAACAACAGCGTTgccacaatgatgataatgataatgaattatcgaaaaaaattgtacatCGTTAtgattccattttcaatgcAGGTACAAATAATAGTAATCAGAGTtatcaagaagaaaaatcaagTGAACACAAACCATcgaaacacaaacaacaaaaaccatattacaatcattgtttgattgaacaaatgaatcaatttcgatTGAAATATGAAGATGACTTTGATAATGACGACCAAGGAATcgacaaaaataatgaaaaatcgaaaaaaggAGGACCGACCAATTGGTACCGACAatacaatgaacaaaaacattacGATTCGACGATAACAACCACCGAACAAGACctagatgttgatgatgaggaaaatgaaacgaattcattgaattattattggaaacttttatcattaatcgattcatttcgtttaccagacagcaacaacaacaacaacaaccaggaACAGAAATGGAATtctgaaatgaattcatttggaACGGTggcgacaacaacgacgacattcaaaaacaaaaacaacgacaacatcgattatgatgatgatgataaatttgattcaacatTAATGCTATTGTTATGggcattgaaaataattataatgaccACTATTAATAttagcaatgatgatgatgaacgaaatcgacaatttgatgaaaaaaagtacaAAATTTCagcaccaacaacaacaatggtagTCAAAATAAgacaaaacgaaaacatgGACCATGTTGTTAaaggcgatgatgatgataaacagcaaaaatatcaacaccaacaacaacaacaacaacaaaaacaaaaacaaaaagaagaagattctattgaaaaaaatt tttttgacaataaaatcaaatggcCGAATAAATTTGCTACcgataatgacaataatgatgatggccactaccaccaccaacaactaCACAATGATggaactaataataataatgaaactattgcaaaaaatcaatcaaaagaaaatggtATCGACGATTATATTATTACttttgatgacaatgatgatgacattattATCGCCATTGTTGACAAagcatttgatttgatgaaaaaattttcattcaatttattcggTTGGTGTTCAGATCtggccaatgatgatgatgatgaaaatgtttttgtcacttcattgaacaataataataataatgatgatgattctggcCATTTAATggttaataatcaatcaaagccaatgatagaaaaaatgcaaataatTGGCAATTGTTTAGGCTTATGGACGGCAATGATCAATCATAGTTGTGATCCAAATGCCTATTgggatattgatgatggtggctaTATTACAATCACTACATCCAG TACAATTAAACCAGATACTGAAATCAACATTTCCTATGGCACATATGCGAATGCttataattttgatgaacgACGAAAATATCTTTGGAAAcgttatcattttcattgtcaatgTCATGCATGCATGGAACAGgaggaacaacaacaacaaagcgGTAATTCTCTGTTAAATGGATCCAttggaaatgatgatgatgacaatgatttaCCGCAAACTTATCCTACTGGTATTCAATTTGGTAAATGTTTATATTGTAAAcaaattgatggaaaaaacttTACCGAAGGCggtttttcaataatcaatgatgaacaactttacaacaatcaacaatgtatgttatggaaatttttttatctacATTATTGTCAACATTACGGCGAAAATACCggtgataataacaatgatgacataGTGGAAACTATCGgcaattttctatttgttggaaaaaattcaaattctaatttgctgcatcaacaacaacaacaacgacaacaatttcaaatgacaaaaaatcgatcaagaATAATCTTCTTAGCAGCCGAATATTTAACAATGACATTCCCGAAAAATGATAACATTAGTGATGGTGATAGTAATATTCGATATTGTCATTGTGATAGGTTTATATTGTCATATAAATTGATCATGGAACAATTgtatgataatatttttgaaacatttcatcattatcatcatcaacaacaacaaag ACGAATCCTATCACTAATGGTCCGATTATTCatgatttcattgaaaattttcattcctgaaaacaatgaagatggtattaaaatcaatgatctACATTTTAAAATCACCAAGCTTTATGATCATCTATTTATAAATCATATGCTTAAAATggccaaatcatcatcagaaagtAGCagtaatgaaatgaatgaagaatttctGAAAATAATACGATTATCtatgaaatttgattga